The genomic stretch tcttagaccgagAAGATGACCAAAATCAGAAACACTCATTAAATTAAAAATCTTATAGAGGCGAAGAGACTCCAGATTTGGTAGAGGGTCAAACTGCCCGTTTCCTTCTTCCATTGGTTTGAAATAACAATGACATCCACTAATGTGTAATGATTTTAATCCATCAAAATTGTTGTTGTACCCAATCAACTTGCTGAGACCGTTGCAATTTTTCAAGTACAAAAGTGAAGCAAACTGCAACATGCCTGAGAGCTGTCCCCGAATGAAAATTTCACACTCGGAAACACCTATCATCCTAGTTGAAATGTTGAATGGCATTGGCGCTTCGCCAACTTCAATGTGAAATCTTTTCAATCTAGACATCCAGGTGTGGTCTCTATGTGAAACTGATGAGCTATCCAATTTGATAAAAAGACAAGTCAGCTTGCGTAGATATGAGAGCTCGTCAAGCGTTGGGTAGCTTCGGCCCCAAAGGTATTTGGTATCTAGCATATTTAACATTTCAATGCTAGACAATTTGAGAAGGATTCCTTCGCGAATGTTCTCCAAATCAGTTGCAGGCAGATATAATACCCTCAGATCTGTCAACTTGTCCATTCCTGGAGGGAGACGATGTAACCTTGTATTATCACAATCAAGCAATTGCAAATTGCGAAGATTACCAATAGGTGGTAATTCAGTCAAGTAGCAGCAGTTCTGCAGTACTAGAGCACGTAGTTGATATAAACTGTTGATGGAAATAGGCAGTTCTCTAATAGAAGTGTTACTCAGATTCAGAGCTCTTAAGGCtagaaatgccaaaaaataatcATGGGAAATTCTCCGAAGCGGAATATTATCTTGCAAAAGTAAAGTTGTTGTCTCTGGGCATTCCAAGAAGCAATCAGGTAGACATTCAATTTTGTTACTAACGAAAGATATTCTCTTGACAGAAGCTTTCATTTTAATATGTGATATATCAGTCAATCCAATTCCAGCTTGAATAAGAGAATCATGCTCACCCCGAAAGGAATTAGCTATCCATATAGCAACATCACGAACCACATCATGCATCTTCACAGAATTCAACTTATGGGTTGCTAGTTCAAGCATCTTTACAGAATCCCACTCGTGGGCTTCTAGTAAGCAGGCATCTTTTAGACTCTCAATCGCTATGATTCCCCTGTTGTAGGCTTCTTCATATGTGCCATGTTCATGACCAAGGAGCCCCTCTGCCCACCAACAATGTATGAGATCAGCTGTTGAAATAGCCTCTGGATATAACGAGCAATACAAGAAACAACTTTGAATATCCTCAGAGTCTAAAGAATCAAAACTCCACTCGATGACCTTGTAAACCTTATCTTTTACATCTTTGTTACGAGGTTCGGACTTTCTAAGTGATTCTAAAGCATCATTCCATAGCTCGACCCTCTCCTTCCCTCTCATAGATGCTCCAATGACAGTGATTGCTAAAGGTAATCCATCGCACTCCATTGCAATTTCTTTTGCGAATGGTTGAATATGCTCCAGATTCGCAATATCTCCCACATTTTTGACAAACATGTGCCAAGATTCATCCTCATCCAATGCGTACACCTTTATTTCCTCGTCTGTTCTCATTTGCCTACAAACATCCAAAAATCGAGATGTTATAATTACCTTGCATCTTGGGTGATCTTCAGGTTGTGGCACACCTATATGATCCAAATTTATAGGTTCCCAAACATCATCAAGTATAAGAAGGAGCTTCATTCCTTCCTTGAGCCTTTGATGAATTCTGCTAGCAATGCTTTCTACACTTTCCTCGCTATCCGTCTGTAGTTTTAATCTGTTGGCAATTTGTGCTTGAACCTTTCTAACGTCCGTTGGCGGTTTGGGCACTGTAACCCATATCACAACATCAAAAGACAGTTGAGAGCTCGACGCAGCAATCTTTAGGAGTTCATTGTTCACATTCATCACCAAAGTCGTTTTGCCGACTCCTCCAACACCCCATACACCAATGGTGCATACCTAAAAGGATTCAAATACCCTAAAAAATTATTTATCCACAGAGTGAAAGATGCAGCAATGGTTATATAGAGGAAATTTAGCAAATTAGAGAAAGAAGGAGGTGTATGTTTTGATAATTCACTCATAATCTCTTGATCTCAACTTAATCTCCACTCACTACTTCCTATCGGCATTATTAATGTCTTTGTTGTATTTCCTTTATAATTATTTCATTACTTGAATACTTTATTTGGATGATTACAGTGAGGATGAGAAACTTTTAAGATAATTTAACATGAatattttatttgtttatttttgtaagaAGAAGAAATATCTAAACATATAGGCTCAaaagtgaaaattcaaaatatccaAAGCGAACTTAAAAATTCTGATCCAATCCGAGCTTATTTGAATTGAATTTGGATTGTCACTTATTTAATCGAAAAACCGAATATCTAAACTGTAATTTTCATACTCAATCCGAACTGCCCGAACGCCCAACCCTACCTAAACTTGTTCACAAGTGCGCCTATTGAAGACATGCTGCTGACATGTGTATCACACCTCTTTTTGAGAGAGTAAAAAGACTCAATTTATCGTTTTTAATAGTAGTACTCAATTTTCTATCTTTTTCCCTTCTTATCTGCCGCCACCACTCTACGCCGGGTTACTTCCCCTCTTTACTTTCCGGTGAGATCTTAGGGATTTGCTTTAGAAAATAATGGTAACGAGATATGAAAATCAATAGACACACTTGTGATTTGTCTAGAATTGTCAAATAAGTGTTCAATAGACACACTTGTGAATTTGTTCAAGTGTTCAATTGGAACAAAACTCATTACGTACAAGTGTCTGAATGAAAAATGCTAACAAATTTAAGGAGCTGCATATATAATCAACCAAACGATATCTAGCACTCGTTCATGTATATTTTCTGTTATAAAAGTGTGGAACCCCTATGCGTATTCTATTATAAAAGTAAAGAAAGCCTCTATGCAAAATGTTGATAGACTCTTtaaccttttaaaaataaattttatatcaGAAATAAttgttatttaattatttcattaACAGTTGGGACTTTAAATCCAACTAAAATTTGGCATATCAAATACTATTTTCTGAATTGTTCTGTGTAAGAATTTCTATTACCACTTATGAAatgtaaaatataaaataaataatgttgAGTAATTATGGTACAAGAAATAACTTAACATTTTCAAAACTACAAGAAGTCATTGTTGGAATcaatagaaaaaagaaagaaaaataattaatgaaaACTCATTCTGAGTGCATTCTTTTTATCCTTATTTTGTTCGATTTTGTATTTTAATGAATTTGAATTTTAATATTATACCATAATCGATTTTGTtgtattattttatttctttcaccGCCTATGCTCCGAAATAAATTTATGCACCATAGAGTTTTGTCAACttgaaaatatgattttatgAGTATGTTAAATTTGAAAATTAGTGGATTGGATTCTTTTACTAATTAGTTAATTCGGCGTTATAACTATTCATTCTCaacattaaaaaaataatttatttttttgattaAAATTCTTAATATTAGCTCATCCTAAAATTGAATAtttaaatataattataattttatccaataAGCCTACtttcaaaggaaaaagaaaaccgATGAACAACTTCACCTTTAGATCTTAAATTAATTTCAAATATGTTAAATATTAGATTCCTATATAAGTCAAATAGGGAAAgatttaataaaaatattttaactgaTTTTGAAATCCTAAAATTTAGttgtttattttataaataaactatttttcttatttttatatattaaagATAAATATAAAACCTTTGATGAAAATTCATTAAAATAGAAAAGAGAGAAATATCTACATTTTAAATCTCTTATAAACTTGTTTCTCATCATTTTCTCTcgcactctcttttcttttatatgtATAATAACATTGTTGACCTGTCATGATCTTCACATTTGACCCAACGACAGTAAACTTTCTCgatataaatataatatttgctcgataaatattttatttcactaaataatatttttagttttttcaCCTAGTAAAATATTCTCATATAACCGATAAAACTTTCTCAATAATATATACGCTATATGATAAAATATTTAACAGATAAAAGGTACATGTGAGGAACAAATGAGAGAAAAACTTCTGGTGTaaattaaaagaatttttttcaataaatattaatttcaccaaataaaaggaaaagtaaCTGCACTCTATATTTAGCTTAAATTTCAGAAAGTAACTCTTTAATTCGAACAATACCTTATTATCTTCTAATAGTTGTAAAATTTTGTTGAGATTTCTTGTTGCTGCTGACTGGCCTTCTATTGATGGTCCTGGGATGAACTCAGCTTTTTGGATCGTATAAATTTCTACCACCAAATTTGATCCAAAATTTTCTCCGATTTCTACAAGCGCACAAAGCTCATCTCGCCTGTTCAGTGCTTGAGTGAAGATTTCCGAGCGAAGGCTCCATTTTGGACAACATTTATAAGCAAAAATCTTAGCTTCCGCAATGCTTTCTTGCATGAATTCCCATTCATTCTCTAGCTTTTGAACATCTTGGAGCCATTTGAAAATATCTGGTTTTGGTTTATAGCCTTCGCTCTTAGCTCCTTCCACTTTCTCTTTGATATCATCTCTAAGCTTTGTTAGCTTCTCCATTTCCTTCCTAAGATTTTCAATATCTGATGAGAAATGGATGGTATTTACAATCTTAGGAAATATGAATTTAGACCCAAACTTTCCCACCTTAACAACAAAGCCAGATACAACATTAAAAATTATATCCATTGAACAATTCTtgaggtaaagaaaaaaaaaatggttCTGATCAGAATGCTAATTAATGATGCTCTCAAACATGATCAAATGAAGCCAAACTGTGTATTTCCTCATTTTAAATAGTTGTTGTGGAGCCTCTTCAATCTTGCTCGGATGGGAGAAGAATGATTCCTTTATACAACTTAAAACTATTGTTGGTCCCTACTAATGGCGAAGCCAGAATTGTTTTTAAGGGtgttcaaatttgaaagaagtaAAAAATATCCTTGATAAAGGGTGTTCAACATATGTTATATACCTTTAAAACTAATATTCTATCTATATACGAAGTGTAATTTTCTAACGAAGGGTGATCAATTGACCACCCTCACCCTTATCTGAGTGTAGCTTCGCCTCTGGTCCCTACTAGTAGTTGGGGAGAAGTACTTATAGCCTACAATCTGTTAGGTGTTTGTCATAATTTTCTTGCCATATTTGATTTTCCTATCTCTCGAACGAAAAtggcaatataattaccttaattgggttttcctttttgtagaagaaaattataattctcctatatttggctagtcctttttcttgtaggaaaagatttggacttctataaattgaggattcttccttctcattcagtagcatccacaatgtagccatatggggcttgagagtcgtgtttaggggaAGAACTTTACAGGataagtgttagtgtgtcacttgtatttgcctcttcctcgacataacaagtggtatcagagcgaggttcaAGACAAGTTCATCTTGACAAGTTCAGTTCTAGCCgcaacatatttgacgataatcatgatttttgtttgagaaatttgaccggtgtgcaacgcacgttgagacaaacttcttggtggagatttggagataagatctgttgaaggctatgtgaagaaggtggatcaagtttattttgtcagaaaattcaggtcaagggggagaattgttaggtgtttgccataattttcttaccatatttgattttcctatctcttgaaggaaaaatgcaatataattaccttaattggatttttctttttgtagtagaaaattataattctcctatattttgctagtcctttttcttgtaggaaaaagtGTGGACTTTTATAAATTGAGGAttcttccttctcattcagtaacATCCACAATAtagccatatggggtttgagaATCGTGTTTAGGGGGaaaactttacgggacaagtgttagtgcgTCACTTGTGTTTGTCTCTTACTCGGCATAACACAATCAACTAAGGGTTAGGTGAAATAGATGAGATTCGTGTAATCCTCACTAGAAATTTTGGGTTCGAGCCCTAAACTCCCGGTGAAAAGCATTGTAAATGTCGGATGATTAAGCTCAAAAAAGAAGAATCATTTAACATGTGAAATTTTGCAAGGTAACTCTCTATTTTACTGCTCcactttctttctttatttaagGCAAAATTGCAGGAAGTCTTTTTAACAAATTTAAACAGTTGTTGTGGAGCCTCTTCATTCTTGTGCAGATGGGAGAAGAATGATtcctccttttattttattaataaaactaCTTTCGACAAACATTCTCTTTATTCTACTATTTAATTGACAAAGCAAACCTAtaggaaggaaaagaagaaaaagaaagtcgACACCAAGAGAACTTTTACTGTTTTCCAATTCCTTTATTCTTAAGGTATGAGTGAAGCAAGGGCTTTCCAATTTTCAACTTTTAGACTATTTTTCTTGACACACGCcaacaaataaaagtaaaaatcaTCCAATTCGGTTAGttcctaaaataaaaaaatactttaaaatttcaaaaagatcgaccgataaaataattaaaaaacctTTTTTTTATCTCAGTACATGGCATAACTCCAGTTTAGTAAGGACATACCATTTGATAGAAAGATATACCAAGCAAGAATTAGGGTAGAAGTTAGCAATGTTTCGATCGTATCTAGCCATACTAATAATTTAGAATTATTTTCCTATTTTCTTATCTTTGGATTTTATTACTATATGTTGCTTCTCTTGTTTCGGTTATTTTATTATCTTGCTATTATTACTGCCTTTTTTTTTTATGGCTTTTCCACCTTCTATGATTGTGCTTTGATTGAGAAGAGGGTATATTGGAAAGggaaaattttcacataaaaataattgggctccctacttttcaattttatagcccatatttcagTTTACAAGCggctagcccaaaaataataggcccaagtccgaaaaagggcattttttcattttttgggaTTCGGAAGAGGGATTTTCTCTCTTTCAGCGGgattctctctctttctttccattcttcttccccaaatcaacAAAAACGCTATTTCACACGCAATGCAACTCcaaaaaaaacctaaaaattcTTCTTTATCAAGCTCGAAACAACAACAAATGATATAGAAGGTAAGGCAAAAGCAAGAGTGAAACTACGAGCTAAAAGCAGGCGTGCCTCTCTTATAAGAGACTATGATACCATCCCCCACTTTTGGCGCACTTGTTTGATGAGCTAAGCCTA from Nicotiana sylvestris chromosome 12, ASM39365v2, whole genome shotgun sequence encodes the following:
- the LOC104224539 gene encoding disease resistance protein At4g27190-like, whose product is MDIIFNVVSGFVVKVGKFGSKFIFPKIVNTIHFSSDIENLRKEMEKLTKLRDDIKEKVEGAKSEGYKPKPDIFKWLQDVQKLENEWEFMQESIAEAKIFAYKCCPKWSLRSEIFTQALNRRDELCALVEIGENFGSNLVVEIYTIQKAEFIPGPSIEGQSAATRNLNKILQLLEDNKVCTIGVWGVGGVGKTTLVMNVNNELLKIAASSSQLSFDVVIWVTVPKPPTDVRKVQAQIANRLKLQTDSEESVESIASRIHQRLKEGMKLLLILDDVWEPINLDHIGVPQPEDHPRCKVIITSRFLDVCRQMRTDEEIKVYALDEDESWHMFVKNVGDIANLEHIQPFAKEIAMECDGLPLAITVIGASMRGKERVELWNDALESLRKSEPRNKDVKDKVYKVIEWSFDSLDSEDIQSCFLYCSLYPEAISTADLIHCWWAEGLLGHEHGTYEEAYNRGIIAIESLKDACLLEAHEWDSVKMLELATHKLNSVKMHDVVRDVAIWIANSFRGEHDSLIQAGIGLTDISHIKMKASVKRISFVSNKIECLPDCFLECPETTTLLLQDNIPLRRISHDYFLAFLALRALNLSNTSIRELPISINSLYQLRALVLQNCCYLTELPPIGNLRNLQLLDCDNTRLHRLPPGMDKLTDLRVLYLPATDLENIREGILLKLSSIEMLNMLDTKYLWGRSYPTLDELSYLRKLTCLFIKLDSSSVSHRDHTWMSRLKRFHIEVGEAPMPFNISTRMIGVSECEIFIRGQLSGMLQFASLLYLKNCNGLSKLIGYNNNFDGLKSLHISGCHCYFKPMEEGNGQFDPLPNLESLRLYKIFNLMSVSDFGHLLGLRFTKLRQLDVYACTNLTCLFIGGGAFSVPKHLEEIDIILCPKLVELFEQCDSLFNSEFARVRKLRLKELPQLETLGKPLSMWEHLEELSLINCNQIRKLPLFIQTSKNIKIIRGASEWWNQLEWDDNSFKSDLEHCFLPRYY